The Streptomyces sp. NBC_01244 genome contains a region encoding:
- a CDS encoding HAD family hydrolase — MAALGWLTPRRRSATARSVLAGEASAEAARKTALADEPQGGPDFAGTTEAERAAQRAAAPAAEAEPEAPQEPAEPAEPEFPVAGDDLAAAFFDLDNTVMQGAAIFHFGRGLYKREFFRRRELARFAWQQAWFRLAGVEDPEHMQDARDSALSIVKGHKVSELMSIGEEIYDEYMAVRIWPGTRALAQAHLDAGQKVWLVTAAPVETATIIARRLGLTGALGTVAESVDGVYTGRLVGEPLHGPAKAEAVRALAAAEGLDLARCAAYSDSHNDIPMLSLVGHPYAINPDTKLRKHARSKDWRLRDYRTGRKAVKIGVPAAAGVGAIAGGTAAAIALHRRRK; from the coding sequence ATGGCCGCTCTGGGATGGCTCACCCCCCGTAGGCGCTCCGCCACCGCGCGGAGCGTGCTGGCAGGCGAGGCCTCGGCCGAGGCCGCCCGCAAGACCGCGCTGGCCGACGAACCACAGGGCGGACCGGACTTCGCGGGAACCACGGAAGCGGAACGCGCGGCGCAACGCGCTGCGGCACCCGCCGCCGAGGCGGAGCCCGAAGCTCCGCAGGAGCCCGCCGAGCCCGCCGAACCGGAGTTCCCCGTCGCCGGCGACGACCTGGCCGCCGCCTTCTTCGATCTCGACAACACCGTCATGCAGGGCGCCGCGATCTTCCACTTCGGCCGCGGCCTCTACAAGCGGGAGTTCTTCCGCCGCCGCGAGCTCGCCCGCTTCGCCTGGCAGCAGGCCTGGTTCCGGCTCGCCGGGGTCGAGGACCCCGAGCACATGCAGGACGCCCGCGACAGCGCGCTGTCCATCGTCAAGGGACACAAGGTCTCCGAGCTGATGTCCATCGGCGAGGAGATCTACGACGAGTACATGGCGGTGCGGATCTGGCCGGGCACCCGCGCCCTGGCCCAGGCCCACCTCGACGCCGGACAGAAGGTCTGGCTCGTCACGGCCGCCCCCGTCGAAACGGCCACGATCATCGCCCGCCGGCTCGGCCTGACCGGAGCCCTCGGCACCGTCGCCGAGTCCGTGGACGGCGTCTACACCGGCCGGCTGGTCGGCGAGCCGCTGCACGGCCCCGCCAAGGCGGAGGCGGTCCGCGCCCTGGCCGCCGCCGAGGGGCTGGACCTCGCGCGCTGCGCGGCGTACAGCGATTCGCACAACGACATCCCGATGCTGTCGCTGGTCGGACATCCGTACGCGATCAATCCCGACACAAAACTGCGCAAGCATGCCCGCTCCAAGGACTGGCGCCTGCGCGACTATCGGACCGGTCGCAAGGCCGTGAAGATCGGCGTCCCGGCCGCCGCGGGCGTCGGCGCGATCGCGGGCGGCACGGCCGCCGCCATCGCCCTGCACCGCCGCCGCAAGTAG
- a CDS encoding 30S ribosomal protein bS22, with the protein MGSVIKKRRKRMAKKKHRKLLKRTRVQRRNKK; encoded by the coding sequence GTGGGCTCTGTTATCAAGAAGCGGCGCAAGCGGATGGCTAAGAAGAAGCACCGCAAGCTGCTCAAGCGCACCCGCGTCCAGCGCCGTAACAAGAAGTAA
- a CDS encoding lysophospholipid acyltransferase family protein → MADAKVIPFDEDRPRRRSSPARRVRVAPEAPLAPVAEPAAEPVVEAVPEPVEAGDGWDRRIAGGLAFLRRRITGEYEVDDFGYDKELTDQVLMSLMRPLYDKYFRVEVKGIENIPKEGGALIVANHSGTLPLDGLMLQVAVHDQHPAQRHLRLLAADLVFMLPVVNELARKAGHTLACAEDAQRLLEAGELVGVMPEGFKGIGKPFGERYKLQRFGRGGFVSTALRAGTPIVPCSIVGAEEIYPMIGNSKTLARLLGIPYFPITPTFPLLGPLGALPLPTKWTIQFGEPIPTDGYAAEAAEDPMLMFNLTDQVREQIQHTLYKLLVQRRSVFF, encoded by the coding sequence GTGGCGGACGCCAAGGTCATTCCGTTCGACGAGGACCGGCCGCGTCGGCGGTCCTCTCCCGCCCGGCGGGTACGGGTCGCGCCGGAGGCGCCGCTCGCACCCGTCGCGGAACCGGCGGCGGAGCCGGTGGTGGAGGCCGTACCGGAGCCGGTGGAGGCGGGGGACGGCTGGGACCGGCGGATCGCCGGCGGCCTGGCGTTCCTGCGGCGCCGGATCACCGGGGAGTACGAGGTCGACGACTTCGGCTACGACAAGGAGCTGACGGACCAGGTCCTGATGTCCCTGATGCGGCCGCTGTACGACAAATACTTCCGGGTCGAGGTCAAGGGCATCGAGAACATCCCGAAGGAGGGCGGCGCGCTGATCGTGGCGAACCACTCCGGGACGCTGCCCCTGGACGGCCTGATGCTCCAGGTCGCCGTGCACGACCAGCACCCGGCGCAGCGGCACCTGCGGCTGCTGGCCGCGGACCTGGTGTTCATGCTGCCCGTGGTGAACGAGCTGGCACGCAAGGCCGGCCACACGCTGGCGTGCGCGGAGGACGCGCAGCGGCTGCTGGAGGCCGGGGAGCTGGTGGGCGTGATGCCCGAGGGCTTCAAGGGGATAGGGAAGCCGTTCGGAGAGCGGTACAAGCTCCAGCGGTTCGGGCGGGGCGGGTTCGTGTCGACCGCGCTGCGGGCGGGGACGCCGATCGTGCCCTGCTCGATCGTGGGGGCGGAGGAGATCTACCCCATGATCGGCAACTCGAAGACGCTGGCGCGGCTGCTGGGGATTCCGTACTTCCCGATCACGCCGACGTTTCCGCTGCTGGGGCCGTTGGGGGCGCTGCCGCTGCCGACGAAGTGGACGATCCAGTTCGGGGAACCGATTCCGACGGACGGGTACGCGGCGGAGGCTGCCGAGGACCCGATGCTGATGTTCAACCTGACGGATCAGGTGCGGGAGCAGATCCAGCACACGCTGTACAAGCTGCTGGTGCAGCGGAGGTCCGTCTTCTTCTGA
- a CDS encoding acetoin utilization protein AcuC — protein sequence MSGRGLLMWDEAVTKYDFGPGHPMDPVRLELTMGLVRAFGLDRELEVRAGRPAGESTLRLVHREEYVAAVREVSADPGVADGSYGLGTTDDPAFQGMHEASALIAGQSVAAAEAIWRGEAEHAVNFAGGLHHAMPGGAAGFCVYNDAALAIARLLELGAERVAYVDVDVHHGDGVQAAFWDDPRVLTVSLHEHPRTLFPQTGWPEETGGPEAAGSAVNIALPAGTGDEGWLRAFHAVVPELLEEFRPQVLVTQHGADTHFEDPLAHLAVSLDAQRAVQEACHELAHAWVEGGRWLALGGGGYAVVDVVPRSWTHLVAIAGHRPIDPETAVPGSWRDAVYARTGVVAPGRMTDGRVPGWQDWEGGYDPADRIDQAVLATRRAVFPLRGLLA from the coding sequence ATGAGCGGTCGCGGGTTGTTGATGTGGGACGAGGCGGTAACGAAGTATGACTTCGGGCCGGGCCATCCGATGGATCCGGTGCGCCTGGAGCTGACCATGGGCCTGGTACGGGCCTTCGGGCTCGACCGGGAGCTGGAGGTACGGGCGGGCCGGCCGGCCGGGGAGTCGACGCTGCGGCTGGTGCACCGGGAGGAGTACGTCGCGGCGGTGCGCGAGGTGTCCGCCGACCCCGGCGTCGCCGACGGCTCGTACGGGCTGGGGACCACGGATGATCCGGCGTTCCAGGGGATGCACGAGGCGTCCGCGCTGATCGCCGGGCAGTCCGTGGCGGCGGCCGAGGCGATCTGGCGCGGGGAGGCCGAGCACGCCGTGAACTTCGCCGGCGGGCTGCACCACGCGATGCCGGGCGGGGCGGCCGGGTTCTGCGTGTACAACGACGCGGCGCTGGCGATCGCCCGGCTGCTGGAGCTGGGGGCCGAGCGGGTCGCCTACGTGGATGTGGACGTGCACCACGGGGACGGCGTCCAGGCGGCGTTCTGGGACGACCCGCGGGTACTGACGGTCTCCCTGCACGAACATCCGCGGACGCTGTTCCCGCAGACGGGCTGGCCGGAGGAGACGGGCGGGCCGGAGGCGGCGGGGTCGGCGGTGAACATCGCGCTGCCCGCGGGCACCGGGGACGAGGGGTGGCTGCGGGCCTTTCACGCGGTGGTGCCGGAGCTGTTGGAGGAGTTCCGGCCGCAGGTGCTGGTGACGCAGCACGGGGCGGACACGCACTTCGAGGACCCGCTGGCGCATCTGGCGGTGTCGTTGGACGCGCAGCGGGCGGTGCAGGAGGCGTGCCATGAGCTGGCGCACGCGTGGGTGGAGGGCGGGCGGTGGCTGGCGCTGGGTGGGGGCGGGTACGCCGTCGTCGACGTGGTGCCGCGGTCGTGGACGCATCTGGTGGCGATCGCCGGGCATCGGCCGATCGATCCCGAGACGGCTGTGCCGGGGTCTTGGCGGGATGCGGTGTATGCGCGGACGGGGGTGGTGGCGCCCGGGCGGATGACGGATGGGCGGGTGCCGGGCTGGCAGGACTGGGAGGGTGGTTACGACCCTGCCGACCGGATCGACCAGGCCGTGCTCGCCACCCGGCGGGCGGTGTTCCCGCTGCGCGGGCTGCTGGCCTGA
- a CDS encoding helix-turn-helix domain-containing protein: protein MAAGERPLSEVQFLTVAEVASVMRVSKMTVYRLVHNGHLPAIRVGRSFRVPENAVHEYLRESFVGVESA from the coding sequence ATGGCTGCTGGCGAGAGGCCTCTCAGTGAGGTTCAGTTCCTGACCGTGGCGGAGGTCGCCTCGGTGATGCGAGTGTCAAAGATGACCGTGTACCGCTTGGTGCACAACGGACATCTGCCCGCAATCCGGGTGGGCCGGTCCTTCCGGGTCCCGGAAAACGCGGTGCACGAGTACCTCCGCGAGTCCTTCGTGGGGGTGGAATCGGCCTGA
- a CDS encoding MFS transporter has product MTADVRLRRGRGALGFSFFVQGVAFALLVTRIPAIQNRYGISDALLPAFLAAVPILAGVSSVVTEHLVKRVAPSTVLRWAQPLVLLALLGVGAGSEMWHVALSLGAFGLFVGALDASMNMLGVSLQGAYGRSIMLGFHATYSLGGILGASAAWAGAHWHLSLFSSYLPAVVILLPLALLASRFYVDQDAKAGAAEAKGLGPGGFKLLLPLCLVMACAYIGDSTVSNWSAKYLQDVLGSSEQLATVPYNVYMVTTLLGRAVGDLGVRRFGAVAVVRIGTVVAAAGFAVVAVAPGAWVGMLGFTLLGFGLCVIVPQTFAAAGRLFPGSSDTAIARLNIFNYVGFLIGAPLVGGIGDAWSYRGAMLVPMVLVLVTLFHARSFGTEPARYGVRHERSRVVDVGRGGNEV; this is encoded by the coding sequence ATGACAGCAGACGTGCGGCTGCGCCGCGGGCGCGGGGCGTTGGGGTTCAGTTTCTTCGTGCAGGGCGTGGCCTTCGCGCTGCTCGTGACGCGGATCCCCGCCATTCAGAACCGGTACGGGATATCCGACGCACTGCTGCCCGCCTTCCTGGCCGCCGTGCCGATCCTCGCCGGTGTGTCCAGCGTGGTCACCGAGCACCTGGTGAAGCGGGTCGCGCCCAGCACCGTACTGCGGTGGGCGCAGCCGCTCGTGCTGCTCGCACTGCTCGGGGTCGGCGCCGGCAGCGAGATGTGGCACGTGGCGCTGTCCCTCGGGGCGTTCGGGCTGTTCGTGGGGGCGCTCGACGCCTCCATGAACATGCTCGGGGTGAGCCTGCAGGGCGCGTACGGGCGCAGCATCATGCTCGGGTTCCACGCCACTTACAGCCTCGGCGGGATCCTGGGGGCGTCCGCCGCGTGGGCGGGGGCGCACTGGCACCTCTCGCTCTTCAGTTCCTACCTGCCCGCCGTGGTGATCCTGCTGCCGCTCGCGCTCCTCGCCAGCCGGTTCTACGTGGACCAGGACGCCAAGGCCGGCGCCGCCGAGGCCAAGGGGCTCGGGCCGGGCGGGTTCAAGCTGCTGCTGCCGCTGTGCCTGGTGATGGCGTGCGCGTACATCGGGGACTCGACGGTGTCGAACTGGAGCGCCAAGTACCTCCAGGACGTGCTGGGCAGCTCCGAGCAGCTCGCCACCGTTCCCTACAACGTCTACATGGTGACCACCCTGCTCGGGCGGGCCGTGGGGGACCTGGGGGTGCGGCGCTTCGGGGCCGTGGCCGTCGTCCGGATCGGGACGGTCGTCGCGGCGGCCGGGTTCGCCGTGGTCGCGGTGGCGCCCGGGGCGTGGGTGGGGATGCTCGGCTTCACGCTGCTGGGGTTCGGGCTGTGCGTGATCGTGCCGCAGACCTTCGCCGCGGCGGGCCGGCTGTTCCCGGGATCCTCCGACACCGCCATCGCGCGGCTCAACATCTTCAACTACGTCGGATTCCTGATCGGGGCTCCGCTCGTGGGCGGGATCGGGGACGCCTGGAGCTACCGGGGAGCGATGCTGGTGCCGATGGTGCTGGTCCTCGTCACTCTTTTCCATGCCCGCTCGTTCGGTACGGAGCCCGCTCGATACGGTGTCCGGCATGAGCGGTCGCGGGTTGTTGATGTGGGACGAGGCGGTAACGAAGTATGA
- a CDS encoding HAD family hydrolase → MGYDLVIFDNDGVLVDSEPLANSILAGYLTELGHPTSYEESLRDYMGAAVHRVHDLVRERTGQDLPPDFDTALHARTFAAFERELKPVPGVEGVLAALVESGTAYCLASSGSHERIRVGHRAAGLDEWFEEEWIFSSEDVGKGKPAPDLFLHAADQMGVAPGRCVVIEDSPLGVQAALAAGMDVLAYTAMVPADRLPGATGYFGDMNQLAGLLGLAEGAGSGYSGYGGGFSH, encoded by the coding sequence ATGGGCTACGACCTCGTCATCTTCGACAACGACGGCGTGCTGGTGGACAGTGAGCCGCTCGCCAACAGCATCCTCGCCGGGTACCTGACCGAGCTGGGCCACCCGACCTCGTACGAGGAGTCGCTCCGCGACTACATGGGAGCCGCGGTCCACCGGGTCCACGACCTCGTGCGGGAGCGGACCGGGCAGGACCTGCCTCCCGACTTCGACACGGCGCTGCACGCGCGTACCTTCGCGGCCTTCGAGCGGGAGCTCAAGCCCGTGCCCGGGGTCGAGGGGGTGCTGGCGGCACTGGTCGAGAGCGGGACCGCGTACTGTCTCGCGTCCTCCGGGAGCCACGAGCGGATCAGGGTCGGGCACCGGGCGGCGGGGCTCGACGAATGGTTCGAGGAGGAGTGGATCTTCAGTTCGGAGGACGTGGGGAAGGGCAAGCCGGCCCCCGATCTGTTCCTGCACGCCGCGGACCAGATGGGTGTGGCGCCCGGCCGGTGCGTGGTCATCGAGGACAGCCCGCTGGGTGTCCAGGCCGCGCTGGCCGCGGGGATGGACGTGCTCGCGTACACCGCGATGGTGCCCGCCGACCGGCTGCCCGGCGCCACCGGATACTTCGGCGACATGAACCAACTGGCCGGGCTGCTGGGCCTGGCGGAGGGCGCCGGCTCCGGATACAGCGGTTACGGCGGCGGGTTCTCGCACTGA
- a CDS encoding phosphatase — MLSTGALRAHLLAARLAGPVATSREESLRSYRLFAARDPRVLLGLDPAWGWGEGDLLRLMALKCGVSADPAHVSGPDVIDPELTVAGLEAFAGRLRAAAEARAPVLFGTGHPHRLLGFYATLAGALSAAGCDVLTPARGAPVDMQTRFGVRTHRIDYVRGVALVREDGARPDGSDTGAHSHSPLPVRIALGALAEAGGPLPELVVGDHGWVCGAGQLGVEAIGLADTDDPALFVGEAEGQVSVAVPLDDAVRADYYRPLTRYVLNRASLSGRQEWT, encoded by the coding sequence GTGTTGAGCACCGGCGCGCTGCGTGCGCATCTGCTGGCCGCCCGCCTGGCCGGGCCCGTCGCGACCTCTCGGGAGGAAAGCCTGCGCAGTTACCGGCTGTTCGCGGCGCGGGATCCGCGGGTGTTGCTGGGACTGGATCCCGCGTGGGGGTGGGGCGAGGGTGACCTGCTGCGGCTGATGGCGCTGAAGTGCGGGGTCTCGGCGGATCCCGCGCACGTCAGCGGGCCGGACGTGATCGATCCCGAGCTGACGGTGGCGGGGCTGGAGGCCTTCGCGGGGCGGCTGCGGGCGGCGGCGGAGGCGCGGGCCCCGGTGTTGTTCGGGACCGGGCACCCGCACCGGCTCCTGGGGTTCTACGCCACCTTGGCGGGGGCGCTGTCGGCGGCGGGATGTGATGTCCTCACTCCGGCGCGGGGGGCACCTGTCGACATGCAGACCCGGTTCGGCGTACGCACGCACCGCATCGATTACGTACGAGGGGTCGCACTGGTGCGGGAAGACGGCGCGCGGCCGGACGGGAGTGACACCGGCGCGCACTCCCATTCGCCGCTGCCGGTTCGGATCGCGCTCGGGGCGCTGGCGGAGGCCGGCGGGCCGTTGCCGGAGCTGGTGGTGGGGGACCACGGGTGGGTCTGCGGCGCAGGTCAGCTCGGTGTGGAGGCGATCGGGCTGGCCGATACCGATGATCCCGCGCTGTTCGTGGGGGAAGCCGAGGGGCAGGTGTCGGTGGCCGTTCCGCTTGATGACGCGGTGCGTGCGGACTATTACCGACCGCTCACTCGCTATGTACTCAATCGGGCGAGTCTGTCGGGTCGGCAGGAGTGGACGTAG
- a CDS encoding DUF5667 domain-containing protein: MIANVTPHRRANAFAQALEERTPSDLSEPDPAAEQSEAPAEPADHDRLLALASVLGERMPRPVLDPEVKVVQRAQLIAAMEAKVMEERAGGGVAADPQVPEQRTGRGAHRATSLRKLRPRSRWSKGIAAGGLTVGVAAGAFSGVAAASTDALPGDHLYPVKRGMEDIRLGMADDDSDRGELYLDQASSRLSEARRLMERGRLGALDHESLGEIRRALAGMKHDASEGHRLLQAAYERDGSLGPIQALSSFSRSHRDAWAKLRGNLPAQLTDVGGEVESVFQAIDQDVAPLQSLLPKPPEQTRGSGPSTKPSAPAGKQQATPSPGAPSAAPTPSASGSPKTSPPGGGGLLGGTGDLLNPPAGQSTPSEPGTTPTPAHPDITLPPLLPGLLPGLGIKAEDVD, translated from the coding sequence GTGATCGCGAACGTGACTCCGCACCGGCGGGCGAACGCCTTCGCCCAGGCCCTGGAGGAGCGGACCCCGTCCGACCTTTCGGAACCGGACCCGGCGGCCGAGCAGTCCGAGGCACCTGCCGAACCTGCCGACCACGACCGGTTGTTGGCCCTGGCGAGCGTGCTCGGCGAAAGAATGCCGCGCCCGGTGCTGGACCCCGAGGTCAAAGTGGTGCAACGAGCCCAGCTCATTGCCGCCATGGAAGCCAAGGTGATGGAAGAGAGGGCCGGGGGCGGCGTGGCCGCCGACCCTCAAGTGCCCGAACAGCGGACCGGCCGCGGCGCCCACCGGGCGACCTCGCTCCGGAAATTGCGGCCCCGCTCCCGCTGGTCCAAGGGCATTGCGGCAGGCGGCCTCACCGTAGGTGTGGCCGCGGGGGCCTTCAGCGGAGTGGCCGCTGCCAGCACGGACGCCCTGCCGGGTGATCACCTGTACCCCGTGAAGCGGGGCATGGAGGACATCCGGCTCGGGATGGCCGACGACGATTCGGACCGGGGCGAGCTCTATCTCGACCAGGCCTCGAGCCGTCTGTCGGAAGCCCGCCGTCTCATGGAGCGCGGCCGCCTCGGCGCACTCGACCACGAGTCGCTCGGCGAGATCCGCCGAGCCCTCGCGGGCATGAAGCACGACGCCTCGGAGGGCCACCGGCTGCTCCAGGCCGCCTACGAACGGGACGGCTCGCTCGGCCCGATCCAGGCGCTGTCCTCGTTCTCCCGCTCGCACCGGGACGCGTGGGCCAAGCTCCGGGGCAATCTCCCGGCGCAGCTCACGGACGTGGGCGGTGAGGTGGAGTCGGTCTTCCAGGCCATAGACCAAGACGTGGCGCCGCTCCAGAGTCTGCTCCCGAAGCCTCCGGAACAGACCCGCGGCTCCGGCCCCTCCACGAAGCCGAGCGCCCCGGCGGGCAAGCAGCAGGCGACGCCCTCTCCGGGCGCACCGTCCGCGGCCCCCACGCCGTCCGCCTCGGGTTCCCCGAAGACCTCGCCCCCGGGCGGCGGCGGTCTGCTGGGCGGCACGGGCGACCTGCTGAACCCGCCGGCGGGCCAGTCCACCCCGTCCGAACCGGGCACCACCCCGACCCCCGCCCACCCGGACATCACCCTCCCGCCCCTCCTCCCCGGCCTCCTCCCAGGCCTGGGCATCAAGGCGGAGGACGTCGACTAG
- a CDS encoding ECF subfamily RNA polymerase sigma factor, BldN family → MYPPVGVDASGLATLRATVLDQLRGFVPTAYTVPAFATAVPAGLGPAGPCYALTDGGATVGRRGRAGGSSAGGAAAGTTAPAARRPTADSDQARMMDLVERAQAGEADAFGRLYDQYSDTVYRYIYYRVGGKATAEDLTSETFLRALRRISTFTWQGRDFGAWLVTIARNLVADHFKSSRFRLEVTTGEMLDANEVERSPEDSVLESLSNAALLEAVRKLNPQQQECVTLRFLQGLSVAETARVMGKNEGAIKTLQYRAVRTLARLLPDDAR, encoded by the coding sequence GTGTACCCACCTGTCGGGGTTGACGCCTCGGGCCTGGCTACGCTGCGCGCAACGGTCCTCGACCAGCTGCGCGGCTTCGTCCCCACCGCGTACACCGTCCCCGCATTCGCCACCGCGGTCCCCGCCGGACTCGGCCCGGCCGGTCCTTGCTACGCCCTGACCGACGGCGGGGCAACGGTGGGCAGACGCGGTCGCGCCGGCGGCTCGTCCGCCGGGGGCGCGGCCGCCGGGACCACCGCGCCCGCAGCCCGCCGCCCCACCGCGGACAGCGACCAGGCCCGCATGATGGACCTGGTCGAACGCGCCCAGGCCGGCGAGGCCGATGCCTTCGGTCGCCTGTACGACCAGTACAGCGACACCGTCTACCGCTACATCTATTACCGCGTCGGTGGCAAGGCGACCGCGGAGGATCTCACCAGCGAGACCTTCCTGCGTGCGCTGCGCCGCATCTCCACCTTCACCTGGCAGGGCCGAGACTTCGGCGCCTGGCTCGTGACGATCGCCCGCAACCTGGTCGCCGACCACTTCAAGTCGAGCCGCTTCCGCCTGGAAGTCACCACCGGCGAAATGCTCGACGCCAACGAGGTGGAACGGTCCCCCGAGGACTCCGTCCTGGAGTCCCTCTCCAACGCGGCCCTGCTGGAAGCCGTACGGAAACTCAATCCGCAGCAGCAGGAGTGCGTGACCCTGCGCTTCCTGCAGGGCCTCTCGGTCGCCGAGACGGCCAGGGTGATGGGAAAGAACGAGGGTGCCATCAAGACCCTCCAGTACCGGGCGGTCCGCACCCTGGCCCGCCTGCTCCCCGACGACGCCCGCTGA
- a CDS encoding redox-sensing transcriptional repressor Rex, giving the protein MATGRTHRPATRSRGIPEATVARLPLYLRALTALSERSVPTVSSEELAAAAGVNSAKLRKDFSYLGSYGTRGVGYDVEYLVYQISRELGLTQDWPVVIVGIGNLGAALANYGGFASRGFRVAALIDADPAMAGKPVAGMPVQHTDELEKIIEENGVSIGVIATPAGAAQQVSERLIAAGVTSILNFAPTVLSVPDGVDVRKVDLSIELQILAFHEQRKAGEEAAAQAAAGGPAAGTGTGAAPAAAVVPPAGRAAAVARKGGPEGDVPAVMPA; this is encoded by the coding sequence GTGGCAACTGGCCGAACTCACCGACCGGCGACCCGCAGCCGAGGTATTCCCGAGGCCACTGTCGCCCGGCTTCCGCTGTACTTGCGTGCCCTCACCGCGCTCTCCGAGCGATCGGTGCCCACGGTGTCCTCCGAGGAGCTGGCCGCGGCCGCCGGAGTCAACTCCGCGAAGCTCCGCAAGGACTTCTCCTACCTCGGCTCCTACGGGACCCGCGGGGTCGGGTACGACGTGGAGTACCTCGTCTACCAGATCTCCCGCGAGCTCGGGCTGACCCAGGACTGGCCGGTCGTCATCGTCGGCATCGGCAACCTCGGCGCCGCGCTGGCCAACTACGGCGGCTTCGCGTCCCGCGGGTTCCGCGTGGCGGCGCTCATCGACGCCGACCCGGCCATGGCCGGCAAGCCGGTGGCGGGGATGCCCGTGCAGCACACCGATGAGCTGGAGAAGATCATCGAGGAGAACGGCGTCTCGATCGGGGTCATCGCGACCCCGGCGGGGGCCGCCCAGCAGGTCAGCGAGCGGCTCATCGCCGCCGGGGTGACCTCCATTTTGAACTTCGCGCCGACCGTGCTGTCCGTGCCCGACGGCGTCGACGTGCGCAAGGTCGACCTGTCGATCGAGCTCCAGATCCTGGCCTTCCACGAGCAGCGCAAGGCCGGCGAGGAAGCCGCGGCCCAGGCCGCTGCCGGCGGCCCCGCCGCGGGCACCGGAACCGGGGCGGCTCCGGCCGCCGCCGTCGTGCCGCCCGCCGGACGGGCCGCCGCCGTCGCACGGAAGGGCGGACCCGAGGGGGACGTCCCGGCGGTGATGCCGGCATGA
- a CDS encoding glutaredoxin family protein, with amino-acid sequence MSPLLRRAGKKRPQERVVTLIGKPGCHLCDDAQEVVEKVCAEMGAQWEKKDISQDEELYRLHWEQIPVVLVDGEQHTFWRVNPDRLRRALQA; translated from the coding sequence ATGAGTCCTTTGCTGCGCCGTGCCGGAAAGAAGCGTCCGCAGGAGCGGGTGGTCACGCTCATCGGGAAGCCGGGGTGTCATCTCTGTGACGACGCCCAGGAAGTGGTCGAGAAAGTGTGCGCCGAGATGGGTGCACAGTGGGAGAAGAAGGATATTTCGCAAGACGAGGAGTTGTACCGCCTGCACTGGGAGCAGATTCCGGTCGTGCTGGTGGACGGCGAACAGCACACCTTCTGGAGGGTGAACCCTGACCGGCTCCGACGGGCATTGCAGGCTTGA
- a CDS encoding NAD-dependent epimerase/dehydratase family protein, with the protein MGKVVLVTGAARQLGGRFVRRIQRDPEVERVIAVDAVTPPHRLGSAEFVRADIRQSAIARVLAENAVDTVVHLAVTGGAATGAGSGSYSTVKETNVIGTMQLLGACQKSPTVRRLVVKSSTSVYGGTSRDPAVFTETTQPKSLPSAGFAKDAVEVEGYVRGFARRRPDVAVCVLRFANILGPFADSALAEYFSMPLIPTVLGYDPRLQFVHEDDVLDVLRLASQTSGPGGLSGTFNIAGDGVLLLSQCARRLGRPTVPLLLPAVTWVGAALRAVGATEFSPEQIRLLTHGRVVETTQMREVLGFEPMYTTAETFADFTRSRGGGLLPPERVGRAVDRVAGLLDVDMDGAKR; encoded by the coding sequence GTGGGGAAGGTCGTGCTGGTCACCGGGGCTGCCCGGCAACTGGGAGGCCGCTTCGTGCGGCGGATCCAGCGGGACCCGGAAGTGGAGCGGGTGATCGCGGTCGACGCGGTGACCCCGCCGCACCGGCTCGGCTCGGCCGAGTTCGTCCGTGCGGACATCAGGCAGTCGGCCATTGCCCGGGTGCTGGCCGAGAACGCCGTCGACACGGTGGTCCATCTCGCGGTCACCGGGGGAGCGGCGACGGGCGCGGGCTCCGGCTCGTACAGCACCGTCAAGGAAACCAACGTCATCGGGACGATGCAGCTCCTGGGAGCCTGCCAGAAGTCCCCGACGGTACGGCGGCTCGTGGTGAAGTCCAGTACCAGTGTGTACGGGGGCACCTCGCGGGATCCGGCCGTCTTCACCGAGACCACGCAGCCGAAGTCGCTGCCCTCCGCCGGCTTCGCGAAGGACGCCGTCGAGGTCGAGGGGTACGTACGCGGCTTCGCGCGCAGGCGGCCCGACGTCGCGGTGTGCGTGCTGCGGTTCGCGAACATCCTGGGGCCCTTCGCCGACTCGGCGCTCGCCGAGTACTTCTCGATGCCGCTGATCCCGACCGTGCTGGGCTATGACCCGCGGTTGCAGTTCGTGCACGAGGACGACGTACTGGACGTGCTGCGGCTGGCCTCGCAGACCAGCGGGCCCGGCGGGCTCAGCGGGACCTTCAACATCGCCGGCGACGGGGTGCTGCTGCTGTCGCAGTGCGCGCGGCGGCTGGGTCGGCCGACGGTGCCGCTGCTGCTGCCCGCGGTGACCTGGGTGGGCGCGGCGCTGCGGGCGGTCGGGGCGACGGAGTTCTCGCCCGAGCAGATAAGGCTCCTCACGCACGGGCGGGTCGTGGAGACCACGCAGATGCGCGAGGTCCTGGGATTCGAGCCGATGTATACGACCGCCGAGACCTTCGCCGACTTCACGCGGAGCCGGGGCGGCGGGCTGCTGCCGCCGGAGCGGGTGGGCCGGGCCGTGGACCGGGTGGCCGGGTTGCTGGACGTGGACATGGATGGAGCGAAGCGATAG